The following are encoded in a window of Chionomys nivalis chromosome X, mChiNiv1.1, whole genome shotgun sequence genomic DNA:
- the LOC130867211 gene encoding protein FAM47A-like, protein MGEQWLPWNRPRQVLQPMPLGMTSKPWFKDRLPSKCFPKHKQEQLKFPTSLDGRRWVFVKEGLDDFRKGCPPFEGMILRGRKEGFLPTISHRVGCRSRKSQKKPCQDLSLFSSLSLAQQARQLFVKRTEENLSQHPLAFWPLEEGLSEDLLLNVLEALDPDQKLEEKWDYFQGHSKWMNLDIAAEKCPPSKFELDPPKFPGSRKHGVRHENKPKKQDSGESLYYRYIPKGVYDFCEWVESFGDLGIDEDFMMKQFDIGYECKPSYEDSAIKKISLLPPELRFCRRLSRVKEIRFSIQEANFERKLRKPEDPYKSTRDKIKYGAWYLKPDLWRKLVNDEPLMDPEELLELQGGRSGKPDIIEDLYGTIAFKDFIISKGYNMPSILEKLFMRKGWDYDTVNTPIPRVLKAHELIMQKKDEDYDDEND, encoded by the coding sequence ATGGGCGAGCAATGGCTGCCTTGGAATCGTCCCCGGCAAGTACTTCAGCCAATGCCTCTAGGCATGACCTCCAAGCCCTGGTTCAAGGACAGGCTGCCTTCTAAGTGTTTCCCGAAGCACAAACAGGAACAACTGAAGTTCCCTACCTCTCTGGATGGCCGGCGCTGGGTGTTTGTGAAGGAAGGCTTGGACGATTTCAGGAAGGGCTGTCCACCTTTTGAAGGTATGATCCTTCGTGGGCGAAAAGAGGGCTTTCTCCCCACAATTTCTCATAGAGTCGGCTGCAGATCCAGGAAGAGTCAGAAAAAACCGTGCCAGGACTTAAGCCTGTTTTCATCACTGTCACTGGCCCAGCAAGCACGCCAGTTGTTCGTAAAGAGAACCGAAGAAAACCTGAGCCAGCATCCCTTGGCATTCTGGCCTCTGGAGGAAGGACTTTCTGAAGATCTCTTATTAAATGTGCTGGAAGCCCTTGACCCTGACCAGAAGTTAGAGGAGAAGTGGGATTATTTTCAGGGCCACAGTAAATGGATGAATTTGGATATTGCTGCTGAGAAGTGCCCTCCCTCAAAATTTGAGTTGGATCCTCCAAAGTTTCCTGGGTCACGTAAACATGGTGTGCGTCATGAAAACAAGCCCAAAAAACAGGACTCTGGTGAGTCTCTTTATTACCGGTACATACCAAAAGGAGTCTATGATTTCTGTGAATGGGTCGAATCATTTGGAGACTTGGGCATTGATGAAGATTTCATGATGAAGCAATTTGACATTGGCTATGAGTGCAAACCAAGCTATGAAGATTCTGCCATCAAAAAAATTAGCCTGCTTCCTCCTGAGCTCAGGTTCTGCAGGAGGCTGAGCAGAGTGAAAGAGATTAGATTCTCCATACAGGAGGCAAACTTTGAAAGGAAACTCCGAAAACCAGAAGATCCTTACAAGTCCACCAGGGATAAGATTAAATATGGAGCGTGGTACCTGAAGCCTGATCTGTGGAGAAAGCTAGTAAATGATGAGCCTTTGATGGATCCTGAAGAGTTACTTGAACTTCAAGGTGGAAGGTCTGGTAAGCCAGACATCATTGAAGACCTTTATGGAACTATTGCCTTTAAGGATTTCATCATAAGTAAAGGCTACAACATGCCAAGCATCCTTGAGAAGTTGTTTATGAGGAAAGGATGGGATTATGACACTGTCAACACTCCAATACCAAGAGTACTAAAAGCACATGAATTGATCATGCAGAAAAAGGATGAAGATTATGATGATGAAAATGACTAG